A window from Vulcanimicrobium alpinum encodes these proteins:
- a CDS encoding outer membrane beta-barrel protein, with protein sequence MTTGFADSAYTTAGNSRSLTFADGTNSRVFDTVNQQPMLNSVNLQLIHNAPIGGKIELTAGQDADILASYPTANNNSFDITNAYLSGTSGPFTLLFGKFSTLAGAEVLESPSNLNYSRSILFGYAIPFTHTGVRLTWAATPFLSVIAGVNNGWDNTKGPGGPRTGEGGLAYTNKNLTLTAQGYSGTERISNAAWTNPSAFPPGFDTATHRSVIDAVATYKFGSFVTGTVNFDHGHQAIAPVADSTGTFVGFGPANWNGGAGYVAAQITSKLQVIGRYEVFSDPQGARTSYNQQWNEGTLTFAYAPSSALLFRLEGRADHSNHSVWANANGSPTNGLSTVSFESIVKF encoded by the coding sequence GTGACGACGGGGTTTGCGGATTCCGCGTATACGACCGCCGGTAACTCACGCAGCCTGACCTTCGCCGACGGCACGAATTCGCGCGTCTTCGACACGGTCAACCAGCAGCCGATGCTCAACAGTGTGAACTTGCAGCTGATCCACAACGCACCGATCGGCGGCAAAATCGAACTGACGGCCGGCCAAGACGCTGACATCCTCGCGTCATACCCGACCGCGAACAACAACAGCTTCGATATCACCAACGCGTATTTGTCGGGGACGTCGGGTCCGTTCACGCTGCTCTTCGGGAAGTTCAGCACGCTCGCCGGCGCGGAAGTACTGGAGAGCCCGAGCAATCTCAACTACTCGCGTTCGATCCTCTTCGGCTACGCGATCCCGTTCACGCATACCGGCGTGCGGCTGACGTGGGCGGCGACGCCGTTTCTCTCGGTGATCGCGGGGGTCAACAACGGGTGGGACAACACCAAAGGTCCGGGCGGTCCGCGCACCGGTGAGGGCGGCCTCGCGTACACCAACAAGAACTTGACCCTCACGGCGCAAGGCTACTCCGGCACCGAGCGGATCAGCAACGCGGCGTGGACGAATCCTTCGGCGTTCCCGCCGGGCTTCGACACCGCGACGCACCGGTCGGTGATCGATGCGGTCGCGACCTACAAGTTCGGATCGTTCGTCACCGGAACCGTGAACTTCGATCACGGTCACCAGGCGATCGCGCCGGTCGCCGACAGCACCGGAACATTCGTGGGCTTCGGCCCCGCGAACTGGAACGGCGGCGCGGGGTACGTCGCCGCCCAGATCACGAGCAAACTCCAAGTGATCGGACGGTACGAAGTGTTCAGCGATCCGCAAGGCGCGCGCACCTCGTACAACCAGCAGTGGAACGAAGGGACGCTCACGTTCGCGTACGCCCCCTCCTCGGCGCTGCTGTTCCGGCTCGAAGGCCGGGCCGATCACTCCAACCACAGCGTTTGGGCCAACGCGAACGGCTCGCCGACGAACGGCCTCTCGACCGTCTCGTTCGAGTCGATCGTGAAGTTCTAA